Within the Streptomyces sp. NBC_00554 genome, the region AGAACTGTGCGATCAGAGCCGGGATGTAGAGCAGCGACGAGGCAAAGATCACAGGGATGATGCCCGCCTGGTTGACCTTCAGCGGAATGTACGTCGACGTGCCGCCGTAGGACCGGCGGCCGATCATGCGCTTCGCGTACTGGACCGGGATCCGGCGCTGAGCCTGCTCGACGAAGACCACCAGGCCGACCATGACCAGGCCGACCAGGATGACCGTGCCGAACTCGATCCAGCCGTCGGCCAGCGTGCCCGAGGTCTTGATGGACCACAGGGCGGCCGGGAAGGTCGCGGCGATCGAGATGAACATCAGGATCGACATGCCGTTGCCGATGCCGCGGTCGGTGATGAGCTCACCGAGCCACATGACGACGGCCGTACCGGCGGTCATGGTGATGACCATCGTGATGGTGACGAAGATCGACTGGTCGGGCACGATCTCGGTGGCCACCTGGCAGCCGCTGAAGAGCGCGCCGCTGCGAGCGGTCGCGACCAGGCCGGTGCCCTGGAGGATGGCCAGCGCCACCGTCAGGTAGCGGGTGTACTGCGTGATCTTCGCGGTGCCGGCCGAGCCCTCCTTCTTCAGGGCTTCCAGGCGCGGGATCACCACGGTCAGCAGCTGGAGGATGATGCTCGCCGTGATGTACGGCATGATGCCCAGCGCGAAGATCGTGATCTGCAACAGCGCGCCACCACTGAACATGTTGACCAGACCGAACAGACCTTGGTTGCCCTTGGCCACTTCGATACAGGTCTGCACGTTCTGGTAGTCGACACCCGGGATCGGGATGTGCGTACCCACCCGATAGACCACGATGATGCCGAGCGTGAAGAGCAGCTTCTTGCGCAGGTCGGGCGTCTTGAACGCCCGGGCGAACGCGGTGAGCACGGTGCCTCCTGCGACCCCCGCGCTACTGCGTCAGAGGTGACGGTCTTGAGGTTCGACGGATATCTGACAGCTAACCAACAGTCAAAGGCCGCCCGGAGTTCCCTTGAGACGCACCGGACGAAATTCGGCAGCGCAGGCCACCTTACCGGCGACACTGCCCCCCTTGGAACG harbors:
- the secY gene encoding preprotein translocase subunit SecY, whose translation is MLTAFARAFKTPDLRKKLLFTLGIIVVYRVGTHIPIPGVDYQNVQTCIEVAKGNQGLFGLVNMFSGGALLQITIFALGIMPYITASIILQLLTVVIPRLEALKKEGSAGTAKITQYTRYLTVALAILQGTGLVATARSGALFSGCQVATEIVPDQSIFVTITMVITMTAGTAVVMWLGELITDRGIGNGMSILMFISIAATFPAALWSIKTSGTLADGWIEFGTVILVGLVMVGLVVFVEQAQRRIPVQYAKRMIGRRSYGGTSTYIPLKVNQAGIIPVIFASSLLYIPALIAQFSSGTSSWKTWIETNLTKGDHPIYITVYFLLIVFFAFFYVAISFNPEEVADNMKKYGGFIPGIRAGRPTAEYLGYVLNRITWPGSLYLGLIALVPTMALVGFQANQNFPFGGTSILIIVGVGLETVKQIESQLQQRNYEGFLR